A DNA window from Molothrus ater isolate BHLD 08-10-18 breed brown headed cowbird chromosome 2, BPBGC_Mater_1.1, whole genome shotgun sequence contains the following coding sequences:
- the C2H11orf54 gene encoding ester hydrolase C11orf54 homolog: protein MAKVERFAFHVPSLEELAGVLQKGLKENFADAQVSVVDCPDLTKEPFNFPAKGICGKPRIADVGGVPYLIPVVQKEKVYDLNTVAKDIELPGAFILGAGAASSKVLGVNAEFIPIVQTKSEKKPAVNGSYIAQINPADKGCLLEKYSSKYTDCEFGLLANLYASEGQPGKVIEVKANGRTGELNFVTCLRQTLEKHYGEKPVGMGGTFIIQKGKAKIHIMPPEFSACPLNTDEDVNNWLKFFEMKAPLICQPVIVSRDPGFDLRVEHTHCFSHHGEGGHYHQDTSPDSVQYLGYFQPAELLFRIDRPQETHLVGRD, encoded by the exons ATGGCCAAAGTCGAAAGGTTTGCTTTTCATGTCCCAAGTCTGGAGGAGCTTGCTGGGG TTTTGCAGAAAGGGCTTAAAGAGAACTTTGCTGATGCTCAAGTCTCTGTTGTAGACTGTCCTGATCTGACTAAGGAACCCTTCAACTTTCCTGCTAAAG GAATCTGTGGAAAGCCTAGGATAGCAGATGTGGGAGGTGTTCCTTATCTCATACCTGttgtacagaaagaaaaa gtTTATGATCTAAATACAGTCGCAAAGGACATAGAGCTACCTGGAGCTTTCATTcttggagctggagctgcttcaTCCAAAGTTCTTGGAGTAAATGCTGAG TTTATCCCTATTGTTCAAACTAAGAGTGAAAAAAAGCCTGCTGTAAATGGGAGCTACATTGCTCAGATTAATCCTGCAGACAAAGGGTGCCTGCTTGAGAAGTACAGCAGTAAATACACTGATTGTGAGTTTGGACTGTTGGCCAACCTTTATGCCAGCGAGGGCCAACCTGGTAAG GTCATTGAAGTGAAAGCCAATGGAAGAACTGGGGAGCTTAACTTTGTGACCTGTCTGAGACAAACTTTAGAGAAACACTATGGAGAAAAGCCAGTTGGGATGGGTGGAACGTTTATCATTCAGAAGGGGAAAGCAAAGATTCACATTATG CCTCCAGAATTTTCTGCCTGTCCCCTGAATACTGATGAGGATGTGAATAACTGGCTCAAATTCTTTGAAATGAAGGCTCCACTGATTTGTCAGCCAGTAATAGTTTCCAGAGATCCG GGCTTCGATCTGCGTGTGGAGCACACGCACTGTTTCAGTCACCACGGGGAAGGAGGGCACTACCACCAGGACACCAGCCCGGACAGCGTGCAGTACCTGGGCTACTTCCAGCCCGCCGAGCTGCTCTTCCGCATCGACCGGCCCCAGGAGACGCACCTCGTGGGGAGAGACTGA
- the TAF1D gene encoding TATA box-binding protein-associated factor RNA polymerase I subunit D, whose translation MTDTDEPQASGSDYPDAQELISHQEEELSEVCSWQRSTGTERSRQKVAAPGESADHPNSICKSSAASTEVLLISSDSESDVSAARPECSIAPSKQKRRSQSSRQQAESGTEVPDNESSSDSSLSPQSPGKSLAVPKQQKSKLNLKAIFAYHFRGRKFKAAAHRKYKIQARKSKKKKYESTHMPTGRPPLTASPQEQKRRLLDRGFQFPFVEKHYGEKHIPLKMVLGYEQAAAKGYFKYIEVLKYEEHLKKALKALQASDDLEKECMVLRKHKYLDDEGPISPIEETDDDEDSLNSDTQEQLDARVVENSSFILSSTIPKKKKLKPRRKHAKTPEVIEIVDE comes from the exons ATGACTGATACAGATGAGCCCCAGGCTTCTGGCTCTGATTACCCTGATGCCCAGGAGCTGATCAGCCATCAGGAGGAGGAGCTATCTGAGGTGTGCTCATGGCAAAGGAGTACAGGAACAGAGCGGTCAAGGCAGAaggtggctgctcctggggagtCTGCAGATCATCCCAACAGCATATGTAAATCATCAGCTGCCTCAACTGAGGTTTTACTGATCAGCAGTGATTCAGAAAG tgaCGTCTCTGCTGCTCGTCCTGAGTGCTCCATTGCACcttcaaagcagaaaaggcGATCTCAATCTTCAAGGCAACAAGCTGAATCTGGTACAGAAGTACCTGACAATGAAAGCTCCTCAGACTCTTCACTGTCTCCCCAAAGTCCAGGGAAATCATTGGCTGTTCCCAAGCAGCAGAAGTCAAAACTCAATTTGAAGGCCATTTTTGCCTATCACTTTAGGGGAAGGAAGTTCAAAGCCGCCGCACACcgaaaatacaaaatacaggCACGgaagagcaagaagaaaaagtatgAGAGCACACACATGCCCACAGGGAGGCCCCCACTGACAGCCTCACCTCAGGAACAAAAGAGAAGGCTTCTAGACAGAGGTTTTCAGTTCCCTTTTGTTGAAAAACATTATGGGGAGAAACATATTCCCTTAAAGATGGTTCTTGGCTATGAG CAAGCAGCTGCAAAGGGATATTTCAAGTACATTGAAGTGCTTAAATATGAAGAACAtcttaaaaaagctttaaaagccCTTCAGGCCAGTGACGACTTAGAAAAAGAGTGTATGGTGTTACGGAAGCACAAATACTTAGATGATGAAGGCCCCATTTCCCCTATTGAGGAGACAGA tgatgatGAGGACAGCTTGAATTCTGATACTCAGGAACAACTTGATGCCAGAGTAGTG GAGAACAGCTCTTTTATTCTAAGCAGCACAATTcccaaaaaaaagaagttaaagcCACgaagaaaacatgccaaaacacCTGAAGTGATTGAAATAGTGGATGAATAA